The Fragaria vesca subsp. vesca linkage group LG2, FraVesHawaii_1.0, whole genome shotgun sequence genome includes a window with the following:
- the LOC101314155 gene encoding uncharacterized protein LOC101314155, whose protein sequence is MRVFRSKYLWAHKSATEWNWKVRRWDFEVGFSGRSVVEGPFSAPIETSSVVLAAQRTRRKDPLDGFKRYTGGWNISERHYWASVGFTAVPLFAIAAVWFLGCGLCLLLICICHFCCQRKTYGYSRTAYALSLIFLVLFSITTMIGCVVLYTGQKKFHDSTTSTLEYVVNQADVTVGQLRNASDYLAAAKQLGVDQVFLPANVQTDIDQIGGKLNFSANTLAQQTTENSDDIRELIESVRLALIIIAAIMLVLTFLGFLFSIFGMQLLVYILVITGWILVAGTLILCGTFLLLHNVAADTCIAMDEWVQNPTTHTALDDLLPCVDSATAQETMLRSKEVTAQLVDLINEVITNVSNINFAPNFVPMYFNQSGPLVPLLCNPFFPDLTDRACTAGEVNMNNATAVWGSYVCQVSPTGICFTTGRLTPTFYSQMITGVSLGDGLSNYAPVLAQLQDCTFVRETFSNIHRDHCPGLRRYSRWIYIGLVMVSTSVMLSLLFWVIYGRERRHRVYTKDLVAESAQGTEGEKENS, encoded by the exons ATGAGGGTATTCCGGTCAAAGTACCTCTGGGCTCACAAATCTGCTACTGAGTGGAACTGGAAGGTCAGAA GATGGGATTTTGAAGTGGGGTTTTCAGGGAGGTCTGTTGTGGAGGGACCCTTTAGTGCTCCGATTGAGACCTCGTCGGTTGTGTTAGCTGCGCAGCGAACACGCCGGAAAGATCCTCTTGATGGCTTCAAGAGGTACACAGGAGGTTGGAATATCAGTGAGCGTCATTACTGGGCT TCTGTGGGTTTTACTGCAGTTCCCCTGTTTGCCATTGCTGCAGTCTGGTTCCTGGGCTGTGGTTTGTGCTTGCTGCTCATCTGTATCTGTCACTTTTGCTGTCAAAGAAAGACTTATGGCTACTCCCGAACAGCTTATGCTCTTTCTCTTATATTTCTCGTACTATTCAGCATAACCACAAT GATTGGCTGTGTTGTGTTATACACTGGTCAAAAGAAGTTTCATGATAGCACGACAAGTACATTGGAGTATGTTGTAAATCAGGCAGATGTTACGGTTGGCCAGTTAAGGAATGCATCAGATTATCTTGCTGCAGCTAAGCAGCTTGGAGTGGATCAAGTGTTTTTACCTGCTAACGTTCAAACTGATATTGATCAGATTGGTGGAAAACTAAATTTCTCTGCCAACACCCTTGCTCAGCAAACAACGGAGAATTCAGATGACATTAGAGAACTCATAGAATCTGT GAGACTGGCACTTATAATAATTGCTGCTATTATGCTTGTCTTGACATTTTTGGGATTCT TATTTTCAATATTCGGCATGCAATTGCTTGTGTACAT ACTAGTGATCACAGGATGGATACTTGTTGCTGGAACACTTATTCTGTGTGGCACATTCCTTCTTCTTCATAA TGTGGCTGCTGATACCTGTATTGCAATGGATGAATGGGTTCAAAACCCAACAACGCATACGGCATTAGATGATTTACTTCCCTGCGTGGACAGTGCAACAGCCCAAGAAACTATGTTGCGAAGCAAGGAAGTCACTGCTCAACTAGTCGACTTGATCAATGAGGTCATCACCAATGTCTCAAACATAAACTTTGCTCCCAACTTCGTGCCAATGTACTTCAATCAGTCTGGTCCATTGGTGCCACTCCTCTGCAACCCATTTTTTCCCGACTTGACTGATCGAGCTTGCACTGCTGGTGAAGTGAACATGAACAATGCAACAGCG GTATGGGGAAGTTATGTCTGCCAGGTTTCACCTACCGGGATTTGCTTCACAACGGGACGTTTGACCCCAACATTTTACAGCCAGATGATTACTGGAGTTAGTCTGGGTGATGGCTTGTCTAACTATGCTCCTGTACTCGCTCAACTACAAGACTGCACATTTGTGAGGGAAACATTTAGTAACATACACAGGGATCATTGTCCTGGCCTAAGAAGATACAGTAGATGGATCTACATTGGCCTGGTGATGGTCTCTACTTCAGTTATGCTCTCGCTCCTCTTCTGGGTGATATATGGCAGAGAACGCCGCCACCGTGTTTATACCAAAGACTTAGTGGCTGAATCAGCTCAAGGTACTGAAGGGGAAAAGGAAAATTCTTGA
- the LOC101301636 gene encoding 40S ribosomal protein S11-1-like encodes MAEQTEKAFLKQPKVFLSSKKTGKGKRPGKGGNRFWKSVGLGFKTPRDAIEGTYIDKKCPFTGNVSIRGRILAGTCHSAKMSRTIIVRRNYLHYIKKYQRYEKRHSNIPAHVSPCFRVKEGDHVIIGQCRPLSKTVRFNVLKVIPAGSSSAFGKKAFTGA; translated from the exons ATGGCGGAGCAGACGGAGAAGGCTTTCCTGAAGCAGCCCAAGGTGTTCCTCAG CTCCAAGAAGACTGGGAAGGGAAAGAGGCCCGGAAAGGGAGGCAATCGCTTCTGGAAGAGCGTTGGTTTGGGATTCAAGACTCCAAGAGATGCCATTGAAG GAACATACATTGATAAGAAGTGCCCTTTCACTGGCAATGTCTCCATCAGGGGTCGCATTCTGGCTGGTACCTGTCACAGTGCAAAGATGTCAAGGACTATCATTGTTCGGCGCAATTACCTCCACTACATAAAAAAATACCAGAG GTATGAGAAGAGGCATTCAAACATCCCAGCCCATGTTTCCCCATGCTTCCGTGTGAAGGAGGGAGATCATGTCATCATTGGGCAGTGCAG GCCATTGTCAAAAACAGTAAGGTTTAATGTTCTGAAGGTTATTCCTGCTGGGTCTTCTTCTGCCTTTGGGAAGAAGGCATTCACTGGAGCATAA